AAAATCACCCAAGAAAAACCCGAAGCACTCCCCCAAAATGAGCCAGAGCCCTTGACGCCGCCAACAAAAGAAATTCCCGAAGAAGGTGCGACACAAGGATGCGTGAGTGCTCCTTATGAGGAAAACAAAAAAGAGTTAGATGCTAAAGAGGTACTAAACGACCCTTTTGTGCAAAAAGCGCAAGAGCTTTTCAGTCCTAAAAAAATTCAAATTCGACCCAAAATTTAGCTTTACATGCAAAAGATTTGATTTAAAAGCGCCTTACATGTAAAGCTTTACATGTAAGGTATAACGTGGGTTACTTTTTAAAGCCTAAAATATAAAAGGTCTCTTTGTTGGAAACTTTCTCTAGTTGGACTTTAAATTTTTCAGCCCATTTGTAAATAATTTCGTTGACTTCTTCTTGAAGTTCTGGCTCAGCGGCCATGTTTTTGATTTTAAAATAATCTTTGTTACTCGAAAGCGCTACAAACGAAAGGTGCGACTGCAAGTGATCATGCAAAGTCACCAAATGCTTTCCAATGTGTTCAAACCCCTCGGTGTTTTGAATCACGCGGTCGATTTGCGCCAAAGAGCTTTCGCTCACGCTATAGCCAAGCTGTGTTAACAGTGCTTCTGAAGTCATACGTCTCCTTTACTTTGTTGTGAAATTAAAACATCTTCTATCATTTTGGTAATATCGCCATCCAAAATAGCATCCACTTGCGAGTAAGCAATGTTACTGCGGGTATCTTTAACTTGCTGATACGGCGCTAGCACATAACTTCTAATCTGATGCCCCCACCCAATCTCGCTCTTTGCCACCCCGTCTTTTTCCGCTTGCTGTTTTTCAAGCTCCAACTCATACAAACGGGACTTTAACATTTTCATGGCGTTAGCGCGGTTTTTGTGCTGAGAACGGTCGTTCTGGCACTGCACTACGATGTTAGTGGGAATATGGGTGATGCGAATAGCGCTGTCGGTTTTATTGACATGCTGCCCACCCGCCCCGCTCGAACGGTACGTATCTACACGAATCTCTTTATCTTCAATGACAATGGCAATATCATCATCCACCTCGGGACTCACCATCACCGAAGAAAAGGAGGTGTGGCGCTTGGCGTTGGAGTCAAAAGGGCTGATGCGCACCAAGCGGTGGATGCCATTTTCCGCTTTCATGTACCCGTACGCGTTGTCGCCTTTGAGGATAAAACTCACATCCTTAAGGCCCGCCTCTTCGCCATCTTGATAATCCAGCACTTCCACCCCAAATCCCATGCGTTCCGCCCAACGCAAATACATGCGGTACAACATACTCGCCCAATCCTGAGACTCCGTACCTCCCGCACCTGGATGAATGGAAACGATGGCATTTTTGCCATCGTCCTCACCACTAAGCATCATGGAAACCTCCAGTGCTGTCGTGGCTTTTTCAAGACCTGAGGCATCGGCAATGAGCGCATTTAGGGTCTCTTCGTCTTGTTCGCTTGAAGCCATCTCAAAGAGGTCTTTGGCATCTTCCACGGCCGCTTTGGCTTTGCGGTATTTTTTGAGCATCGCAGCAAGTTTGGTTTTCTCTTTTTGTAGCACTGCGGCCGTTTCAACCGCCTCCCAAAAAGCAGGCTCTTGTTCTTGTGCTTCAATCTCTTCAATCCGTTTTTTGAGAACTTCGGGTTGAATAATTTGAGCGATGTTGGTAACTTTTTTGGTCAGTTTTTTTAACAATTCTGTGTATTCGTAGTGATCCAAAGGCACTCCCGTTTTTTTGGTATAATGTCTTCCTTTTAAAAACCCATTCTACTGTAAAGTCGCTAAAATGAAAATTGTTTCCCAACCCGAAGAACTCGCCCAATTTCGCCAAACCTTACAAGGAAGCGTGGGGTTTGTTCCCACCATGGGCGCACTCCACAACGGGCATCTTTCGCTGATTAAACGCTCCATCGCTGAAAATGACCACACCGTGGTTTCCCTTTTTGTCAACCCTACCCAATTTTTACCCGGGGAAGATTTGAGCACCTACCCAAGGCGCCAAGAGGCCGATTTAAAACTGTGCCGCCTTGCTGGCGTAGACGCCGTGTTTACACCCCAAGCTACCGCCATGTACAGCATTGAAGAGCCCATTCTTTGTGCGCCCGACACCCTGGGTTACATGCTTGAAGGATTGCGCCGCCCTGGCCACTTTGATGGGGTGTTGCGCGTGGTGCTTAAGCTGTTTAACCTCACCCAACCCGCCCATGCTTATTTTGGCAAAAAAGACGCTCAACA
The DNA window shown above is from Sulfurospirillum tamanense and carries:
- the panC gene encoding pantoate--beta-alanine ligase; protein product: MKIVSQPEELAQFRQTLQGSVGFVPTMGALHNGHLSLIKRSIAENDHTVVSLFVNPTQFLPGEDLSTYPRRQEADLKLCRLAGVDAVFTPQATAMYSIEEPILCAPDTLGYMLEGLRRPGHFDGVLRVVLKLFNLTQPAHAYFGKKDAQQLYLIQNMVRTLFLPVSIVPCDIVREEDGLALSSRNVYLSPDERQEALKLSKALKHASRLVIQKEFHAKVLERTMQETLAPLHVEYARVLRRDFTPLERVELGNTLIAIAAYVGSTRLIDNLWI
- the prfB gene encoding peptide chain release factor 2, translating into MDHYEYTELLKKLTKKVTNIAQIIQPEVLKKRIEEIEAQEQEPAFWEAVETAAVLQKEKTKLAAMLKKYRKAKAAVEDAKDLFEMASSEQDEETLNALIADASGLEKATTALEVSMMLSGEDDGKNAIVSIHPGAGGTESQDWASMLYRMYLRWAERMGFGVEVLDYQDGEEAGLKDVSFILKGDNAYGYMKAENGIHRLVRISPFDSNAKRHTSFSSVMVSPEVDDDIAIVIEDKEIRVDTYRSSGAGGQHVNKTDSAIRITHIPTNIVVQCQNDRSQHKNRANAMKMLKSRLYELELEKQQAEKDGVAKSEIGWGHQIRSYVLAPYQQVKDTRSNIAYSQVDAILDGDITKMIEDVLISQQSKGDV